In Vespa crabro chromosome 13, iyVesCrab1.2, whole genome shotgun sequence, one DNA window encodes the following:
- the LOC124428609 gene encoding uncharacterized protein LOC124428609 → MIGRADIEGSKSDVAMNAWPPQASYPCGSIGRAFAVSMRTEHRDQASFCPFALREVSVLAELAIGHLRYSLTDVPPQSNSPPGSVLESDHAGVLTAIGKSLTPLLHAWL, encoded by the exons ATGATAGGAAGAGCCGACATCGAAGGATCAAAAAGCGACGTCGCTATGAACGCTTGGCCGCCACAAGCCAGTTATCCCTGTG GATCGATAGGCCGTGCTTTCGCAGTCTCTATGCGTACTGAACATCGAGATCAAGCCAGCTTTTGCCCTTTTGCTCTACGCGAGGTTTCTGTCCTCGCTGAGCTGGCCATAGGACACCTGCGTTATTCTTTGACAGATGTACCGCCCCAGTCAAACTCCCCGCCTGGCAGTGTCCTCGAATCGGATCACGCGGGAGTATTGACGGCGATCGGCAAAAGCCTCACGCCACTCTTACACGCTTGGCTCTAG